A region of Nostoc sp. 'Peltigera membranacea cyanobiont' N6 DNA encodes the following proteins:
- a CDS encoding PriCT-2 domain-containing protein, producing MYIELLADSSQNPKRFQILHAPTYLLLETDFKLGDFVESNSIDFIINHAVNLGYEVKISHPKEQENDKYPLPKISDELTDLIITYPSDLKMRTNGMVFEQRAYLMSKVYDEVCQNLESKALLKEAEYWLINYAREVISKQCHYLPDILIKLDNPVISSNHPQGYLVAIDCDGETSWRQIIQINEHTEPEELNQLTPVEARDTPTESLHDRAQKYLPPTIAFTSGRKYRSQRLYLIPNSKAWEVKSRKIKTGKDEHLEFRGKNLASILPPSFHPEGRNYRWLPGCSPSERQIEIAPDWVIAQMLAKQEKTRKFNLPQEKYNRRYGVDRYAHLIPSIETNIQTALVLLEVIHPRFADDYHSWIQVGMALHSVSPILFKAWDTWSQLSPKYKSGECAYKWQSFNKTGITIRTLFRLANLS from the coding sequence ATGTACATCGAACTATTAGCGGATTCAAGTCAAAACCCTAAACGGTTTCAAATTCTCCATGCACCAACATATCTCCTCCTAGAAACAGATTTTAAGTTAGGAGATTTTGTTGAGTCTAATAGCATCGATTTTATTATCAATCATGCTGTCAATCTAGGATATGAAGTAAAAATATCCCATCCAAAAGAGCAAGAAAATGATAAATATCCTCTTCCAAAAATCAGCGATGAACTTACTGATTTAATAATTACTTATCCATCAGACTTAAAAATGCGAACTAATGGAATGGTTTTTGAACAAAGGGCATATTTAATGTCTAAAGTTTACGATGAAGTGTGCCAAAATCTCGAATCAAAAGCTCTCTTAAAAGAAGCCGAGTATTGGCTAATCAATTATGCACGAGAGGTAATTTCCAAACAATGCCATTACTTACCAGATATTCTGATTAAATTAGATAACCCGGTTATTAGTTCCAATCATCCTCAAGGATATTTAGTAGCTATTGACTGCGACGGGGAAACATCCTGGCGACAAATTATCCAAATTAACGAACATACAGAACCAGAAGAACTTAACCAGCTAACACCCGTCGAAGCACGCGATACTCCTACGGAGTCGTTACACGATCGCGCTCAAAAATACCTTCCTCCCACAATTGCATTTACCTCTGGAAGGAAATATCGGAGCCAGCGCTTATACCTCATCCCAAATTCAAAAGCTTGGGAGGTAAAATCTCGCAAAATCAAAACTGGGAAGGACGAACACCTGGAGTTTCGAGGCAAAAACCTAGCCTCAATCCTTCCCCCTTCCTTTCACCCAGAGGGCAGAAATTACAGATGGCTTCCTGGCTGTAGTCCATCTGAGCGCCAAATAGAAATAGCCCCCGACTGGGTAATTGCTCAGATGCTTGCCAAACAGGAAAAAACAAGGAAGTTTAACCTACCCCAAGAAAAATATAACCGCAGATATGGGGTAGACAGATACGCTCATTTAATTCCCTCAATCGAGACAAATATCCAAACCGCACTTGTACTACTCGAAGTCATACACCCTCGATTTGCAGATGATTACCACTCGTGGATTCAAGTCGGGATGGCACTTCATAGTGTCAGTCCCATTTTATTTAAAGCATGGGACACTTGGAGCCAACTTTCTCCTAAGTACAAATCAGGCGAATGCGCCTACAAATGGCAGTCTTTTAACAAGACAGGTATTACTATCCGCACCTTATTTAGATTAGCCAATCTCTCTTAA
- a CDS encoding Zn-binding domain-containing protein produces the protein MYRLEQKWTCTNNRCRNFNLNLPGHIQTCPACNTQLIEREFVELLEENKYKEAFALNYNTFCVRVEINADARKYFSAMVKNLRKEILNKQKYISNEEKQLFESNETQICVHTLAHQLMLSLPLVEHGANSRDIDFMLIEVPSNYKIVGYFFDTCEHGTGMCDTLIKYLETAFMKAKFLVDNCPCKYGCSSCTTIQRCPDDNKALFKSVGLSLLEEIINSTQTKIINQ, from the coding sequence TTGTACAGGCTGGAACAAAAATGGACTTGCACTAATAACAGATGTCGCAACTTCAATTTAAATTTACCCGGACATATACAAACTTGTCCTGCTTGCAATACCCAACTTATTGAACGAGAATTTGTCGAACTATTGGAGGAAAATAAATACAAGGAAGCATTTGCTCTTAACTACAATACATTCTGCGTTAGGGTTGAAATTAACGCTGATGCGAGAAAATATTTTTCAGCTATGGTCAAAAATCTCCGAAAAGAGATACTCAACAAACAGAAATATATTTCCAATGAAGAGAAACAGCTATTTGAAAGCAATGAAACTCAGATTTGCGTTCATACTCTCGCACACCAACTCATGCTCAGTTTACCACTTGTCGAACATGGAGCAAACAGTCGAGATATCGATTTTATGTTAATCGAAGTACCATCAAATTATAAGATAGTAGGCTATTTCTTCGATACATGCGAACACGGTACAGGTATGTGTGATACTCTCATCAAGTATTTAGAAACTGCTTTTATGAAGGCAAAGTTTCTAGTAGATAATTGCCCTTGCAAATACGGCTGCTCATCTTGTACAACAATTCAACGCTGCCCTGATGATAACAAAGCACTGTTTAAATCAGTTGGGCTATCTCTACTGGAGGAAATAATCAATTCGACACAAACAAAAATCATTAATCAATAA